The following are encoded in a window of Vespa crabro chromosome 2, iyVesCrab1.2, whole genome shotgun sequence genomic DNA:
- the LOC124421590 gene encoding importin subunit alpha-3 isoform X1 — protein MAAEMLNKNRMMVFKNKGKDQEEMRRRRNEVTVELRKNKREETLQKRRNVPIADSTDEDDNEKNLSKIDLKELVMKAESSDPAEQLQAVQSARKLLSSDRNPPIDPLIQSGILPILVRCLEQHNSPSLQFEAAWALTNIASGTSAQTQAVVAAGAVPLFLHLLLSSQQNVCEQAVWALGNIIGDGPVPRDYVINLGVVQPLLRFIQPDIPLTFLRNVTWVIVNLCRNKEPPPPIQTIKDLLPALNILIHHTDINVLIDTVWALSYLTDGGNEQIQMVIDSGVVPRLIPLLSHKEVKLLTAALRAVGNIVTGSDEQTQIVLNCDALSHFPNLLTHPKEKICKEAIWFLSNITAGNQTQVQAVIDAGLLPLIIRNLAKGEFQTQKEAAWAISNLTISGNSNQVARLIQEGVIGPFCDLLSCKDTQVIQVVLDGIHNMLKVAGSHVEYLANMIEECSGLDKIEQLQNHENIDIYKLAYDIIEQYFSGEADDTNLPSQAGDGTFEFDQTMSIPSEGFKF, from the exons ATGGCGGCCGAAATGCTAAACAAGAACCGAATGATGGTTTTTAAGAACAAAGGCAAGGACCAAGAA GAAATGCGAAGAAGACGAAATGAAGTAACAGTAGAATTACGTAAAAACAAGCGTGAGGAAACATTACAGAAGAGGAGAAATGTGCCTATTGCGGATTCCACTG ATGAAGATGATAATGAGAAGaatttgtcgaaaattgatttaaagGAATTAGTAATGAAAGCAGAAAGTTCAGATCCTGCAGAACAATTACAAGCTGTTCAGTCGGCAAGAAAGTTACTGTCTTCAGATCGTAATCCACCAATTGATCCATTAATTCAAAGTGGTATTCTACCCATTTTAGTTCGTTGTCTTGAACAGCATAATAG TCCATCTCTACAGTTCGAAGCAGCATGGGCACTCACGAATATTGCTAGTGGAACATCAGCTCAAACACAAGCTGTAGTTGCAGCTGGTGCTGTTCCACTTTTCCTACATTTGTTACTTTCGAGTCAGCAAAATGTTTGTGAACAAGCTGTCTGGGCTTTAG GAAATATTATTGGAGATGGTCCAGTACCTAGAGACTATGTTATTAATCTTGGTGTTGTACAGCCACTGTTAAGGTTTATCCAACCAGATATTCCTCTCACTTTTTTACGTAATGTCACATGGGTGATTGTCAACTTATGTAGAAATAAAGAGCCTCCTCCACCTATTCAAACGATAAAGGATTTATTACCTGCACTTAATATACTCATCCATCATACagatattaat GTTCTTATTGACACAGTTTGGGCATTAAGCTATCTTACTGATGGTGGTAATGAACAAATTCAGATGGTAATAGATAGTGGTGTTGTACCACGTCTTATTCCTCTCCTATCGCACAAAGAAGTTAAATTATTGACAGCAGCTTTACGTGCAGTTGGAAACATTGTAACAGGCTCAGATGAACAAACGCAAATTGTTTTGAATTGTGATGCTCTTTCACATTTTCCAAATCTATTAACTCAtccaaaagagaaaatttgtaaAGAAGCTATTTGGTTCCTTTCTAATATTACTGCTGGTAATCAAACACAAGTGCAGGCCGTGATAGATGCTGGATTATTGCCACTTATTATTCGCAATTTGGCGAAA GGAGAATTCCAAACACAAAAAGAAGCAGCATGGGCAATTAGTAATTTAACAATAAGTGGCAATAGTAATCAAGTTGCACGACTCATACAAGAAGGAGTTATTGGACCTTTCTGCGATCTTCTTTCGTGTAAAGATACCCAAGTTATACAAGTTGTACTTGATGGTATACATAACATGCTCAAAGTTGCAGGTTCACATGTTGAATATTTGGCCAATATGATAGAGGAATGTTCAG gcTTGGACAAAATTGAACAGTTACAGAATCACGAGAATATAGACATTTATAAACTAGCTTATGATATTATCGAGCAATACTTTTCAGGAGAG GCCGACGATACAAATTTGCCATCACAGGCGGGAGATGGAACTTTTGAATTTGATCAGACAATGAGTATTCCGAGTGAAGGTTTTAAATTCTGA
- the LOC124421590 gene encoding importin subunit alpha-4 isoform X2 — protein sequence MRRRRNEVTVELRKNKREETLQKRRNVPIADSTDEDDNEKNLSKIDLKELVMKAESSDPAEQLQAVQSARKLLSSDRNPPIDPLIQSGILPILVRCLEQHNSPSLQFEAAWALTNIASGTSAQTQAVVAAGAVPLFLHLLLSSQQNVCEQAVWALGNIIGDGPVPRDYVINLGVVQPLLRFIQPDIPLTFLRNVTWVIVNLCRNKEPPPPIQTIKDLLPALNILIHHTDINVLIDTVWALSYLTDGGNEQIQMVIDSGVVPRLIPLLSHKEVKLLTAALRAVGNIVTGSDEQTQIVLNCDALSHFPNLLTHPKEKICKEAIWFLSNITAGNQTQVQAVIDAGLLPLIIRNLAKGEFQTQKEAAWAISNLTISGNSNQVARLIQEGVIGPFCDLLSCKDTQVIQVVLDGIHNMLKVAGSHVEYLANMIEECSGLDKIEQLQNHENIDIYKLAYDIIEQYFSGEADDTNLPSQAGDGTFEFDQTMSIPSEGFKF from the exons ATGCGAAGAAGACGAAATGAAGTAACAGTAGAATTACGTAAAAACAAGCGTGAGGAAACATTACAGAAGAGGAGAAATGTGCCTATTGCGGATTCCACTG ATGAAGATGATAATGAGAAGaatttgtcgaaaattgatttaaagGAATTAGTAATGAAAGCAGAAAGTTCAGATCCTGCAGAACAATTACAAGCTGTTCAGTCGGCAAGAAAGTTACTGTCTTCAGATCGTAATCCACCAATTGATCCATTAATTCAAAGTGGTATTCTACCCATTTTAGTTCGTTGTCTTGAACAGCATAATAG TCCATCTCTACAGTTCGAAGCAGCATGGGCACTCACGAATATTGCTAGTGGAACATCAGCTCAAACACAAGCTGTAGTTGCAGCTGGTGCTGTTCCACTTTTCCTACATTTGTTACTTTCGAGTCAGCAAAATGTTTGTGAACAAGCTGTCTGGGCTTTAG GAAATATTATTGGAGATGGTCCAGTACCTAGAGACTATGTTATTAATCTTGGTGTTGTACAGCCACTGTTAAGGTTTATCCAACCAGATATTCCTCTCACTTTTTTACGTAATGTCACATGGGTGATTGTCAACTTATGTAGAAATAAAGAGCCTCCTCCACCTATTCAAACGATAAAGGATTTATTACCTGCACTTAATATACTCATCCATCATACagatattaat GTTCTTATTGACACAGTTTGGGCATTAAGCTATCTTACTGATGGTGGTAATGAACAAATTCAGATGGTAATAGATAGTGGTGTTGTACCACGTCTTATTCCTCTCCTATCGCACAAAGAAGTTAAATTATTGACAGCAGCTTTACGTGCAGTTGGAAACATTGTAACAGGCTCAGATGAACAAACGCAAATTGTTTTGAATTGTGATGCTCTTTCACATTTTCCAAATCTATTAACTCAtccaaaagagaaaatttgtaaAGAAGCTATTTGGTTCCTTTCTAATATTACTGCTGGTAATCAAACACAAGTGCAGGCCGTGATAGATGCTGGATTATTGCCACTTATTATTCGCAATTTGGCGAAA GGAGAATTCCAAACACAAAAAGAAGCAGCATGGGCAATTAGTAATTTAACAATAAGTGGCAATAGTAATCAAGTTGCACGACTCATACAAGAAGGAGTTATTGGACCTTTCTGCGATCTTCTTTCGTGTAAAGATACCCAAGTTATACAAGTTGTACTTGATGGTATACATAACATGCTCAAAGTTGCAGGTTCACATGTTGAATATTTGGCCAATATGATAGAGGAATGTTCAG gcTTGGACAAAATTGAACAGTTACAGAATCACGAGAATATAGACATTTATAAACTAGCTTATGATATTATCGAGCAATACTTTTCAGGAGAG GCCGACGATACAAATTTGCCATCACAGGCGGGAGATGGAACTTTTGAATTTGATCAGACAATGAGTATTCCGAGTGAAGGTTTTAAATTCTGA
- the LOC124421591 gene encoding 39S ribosomal protein L3, mitochondrial isoform X2, translating into MATLIKIFNNNLVSRTLLKHNLDIVKVPVRDKKIQIPKKRHPSWLPKQNRVMHNEHIIKENKEFIKEVIESKYDSPLNIKPIEPITRWKKGLKRTGLIAKKIGIYPLWLQNGKRVSSTLLQIIDNQVIKYVEPENFFPMKSKHSIIKKKLGALVVGAESSDPQLFRKEYCSLFEDSGVMPKRILMRFMISPEAALQPGTPLYAAHFKPGDVIDIRAKTIDRGFQGVMKRWGFKGMPASHGVTKTHRRPGNIGSGGKMKRVMPGTKLPGHMGNRWRTIKGYRILRVNTKYNVIWVMGHNIPGETNTFCYLYDTILPIRKFKNPPYFPTYLPNLKKNPEPEDLYADDVHPFKAPTIQFSEES; encoded by the exons atggcaacacttataaaaatattcaataataatttagttTCACGTACACTTTTAAAACACAA TTTGGATATTGTAAAAGTACCAGTACgggataaaaaaattcaaatacctAAGAAACGTCATCCAAGCTGGCTCCCGAAACAAAACCGTGTT atgCATAATGaacatattattaaagaaaataaagaatttattaaagaagTTATAGAATCCAAATATGATTCTCCGCTTAATATAAAACCAATTGAACCAATTACCCGATGGAAGAAAGGACTTAAGAGAACAGGTTTAATAGCCAAAAAAATAGGTATATATCCATTATGGTTACAAAATGGAAAGAGAGTTAGTTCTACGTTATTACAG atCATTGATAATCAAGTAATAAAGTATGTAGAAccagaaaatttttttccaatgaAATCTAAACATtctataatcaaaaaaaaacttgGAGCTCTTGTGGTAGGAGCAGAAAGTTCGGACCCACAATTG tttagaaaagaatattGCAGCTTATTCGAAGATTCTGGAGTCATGCCGAAACGTATATTAATGAGATTTATGATATCGCCAGAAGCTGCTCTACAACCCGGTACACCTTTATATGCGGCTCATTTTAAGCCAGGCGATGTTATTGATATACGTGCAAAAAC gATAGACCGCGGTTTTCAAGGAGTCATGAAAAGATGGGGTTTCAAAGGAATGCCTGCTTCTCATGGTGTAACTAAAACTCATAGAAGGCCAGGGAATATTGGTAGTGGTGGAAAAATGAAGCGAGTAATGCCAGGTACTAAACTACCTGGTCATATGGGTAATCGGTGGCGCACAATTAAAGGCTATAGG ATTTTACgagtaaatacaaaatataatgtaatttgGGTAATGGGTCACAACATACCTGGAGAAACAAatactttttgttatttatatgaCACGATTCTACCCATTAGAAAGTTCAAAAACCCGCCATATTTCCCAACTTATTTAcccaatttaaaaaaaaatccagaACCGGAGGATTTATATGCAGATGATGTACATCCGTTCAAAGCACCCACAATTCAATTTAGCGAAGAatcataa
- the LOC124421591 gene encoding 39S ribosomal protein L3, mitochondrial isoform X1, with protein sequence MATLIKIFNNNLVSRTLLKHNLDIVKVPVRDKKIQIPKKRHPSWLPKQNRVMHNEHIIKENKEFIKEVIESKYDSPLNIKPIEPITRWKKGLKRTGLIAKKIGIYPLWLQNGKRVSSTLLQIIDNQVIKYVEPENFFPMKSKHSIIKKKLGALVVGAESSDPQLFRKEYCSLFEDSGVMPKRILMRFMISPEAALQPGTPLYAAHFKPGDVIDIRAKTIDRGFQGVMKRWGFKGMPASHGVTKTHRRPGNIGSGGKMKRVMPGTKLPGHMGNRWRTIKGYRVRLNKNIYNYMYIHYSLLFVIFLKETILMSYNVAFQILRVNTKYNVIWVMGHNIPGETNTFCYLYDTILPIRKFKNPPYFPTYLPNLKKNPEPEDLYADDVHPFKAPTIQFSEES encoded by the exons atggcaacacttataaaaatattcaataataatttagttTCACGTACACTTTTAAAACACAA TTTGGATATTGTAAAAGTACCAGTACgggataaaaaaattcaaatacctAAGAAACGTCATCCAAGCTGGCTCCCGAAACAAAACCGTGTT atgCATAATGaacatattattaaagaaaataaagaatttattaaagaagTTATAGAATCCAAATATGATTCTCCGCTTAATATAAAACCAATTGAACCAATTACCCGATGGAAGAAAGGACTTAAGAGAACAGGTTTAATAGCCAAAAAAATAGGTATATATCCATTATGGTTACAAAATGGAAAGAGAGTTAGTTCTACGTTATTACAG atCATTGATAATCAAGTAATAAAGTATGTAGAAccagaaaatttttttccaatgaAATCTAAACATtctataatcaaaaaaaaacttgGAGCTCTTGTGGTAGGAGCAGAAAGTTCGGACCCACAATTG tttagaaaagaatattGCAGCTTATTCGAAGATTCTGGAGTCATGCCGAAACGTATATTAATGAGATTTATGATATCGCCAGAAGCTGCTCTACAACCCGGTACACCTTTATATGCGGCTCATTTTAAGCCAGGCGATGTTATTGATATACGTGCAAAAAC gATAGACCGCGGTTTTCAAGGAGTCATGAAAAGATGGGGTTTCAAAGGAATGCCTGCTTCTCATGGTGTAACTAAAACTCATAGAAGGCCAGGGAATATTGGTAGTGGTGGAAAAATGAAGCGAGTAATGCCAGGTACTAAACTACCTGGTCATATGGGTAATCGGTGGCGCACAATTAAAGGCTATAGGGTAAGATTAAACAAAAACATATAcaactatatgtatatacattattcaTTACTTTTTGTGATATTTCTGAaggaaacaatattaatgtcaTATAATGTTGCTTTTCAGATTTTACgagtaaatacaaaatataatgtaatttgGGTAATGGGTCACAACATACCTGGAGAAACAAatactttttgttatttatatgaCACGATTCTACCCATTAGAAAGTTCAAAAACCCGCCATATTTCCCAACTTATTTAcccaatttaaaaaaaaatccagaACCGGAGGATTTATATGCAGATGATGTACATCCGTTCAAAGCACCCACAATTCAATTTAGCGAAGAatcataa